In the genome of Bacteroidales bacterium, one region contains:
- a CDS encoding CoB--CoM heterodisulfide reductase iron-sulfur subunit A family protein codes for MSKTVAIIGGGIAGLEASIQLENLGYNVHLYEKDSQLGGHAGKWDRLFPNKRHASEVIDSLKNRINNNVQVNLATQVSEIKRENGAFLVASNGKSQKVDAIVLTTGFELFPANKKEEYGYGIFENVITSAELENMFSSNGKPQMVDGKTPAKVAFIHCVGSRDEKVNRPYCSKVCCVTAVKQAIEVKEALPTSEVYCLYMDLRMFGPGYEDLYKEAQVKGVTFIRGRLSETSELEGGRVLIKAEDTLSSKPLKISVDMVVLMVGMSPLPSTEKLLKNLELTPNNDGFVQVKDYHLEPTHTKAEGVFVAGACTGPNNITDSVNAAYSAALEVHKYLTSK; via the coding sequence ATGAGTAAAACAGTTGCAATTATTGGAGGTGGAATAGCAGGACTTGAAGCATCTATTCAACTTGAAAACCTCGGCTACAATGTACATCTTTACGAAAAGGACTCACAATTGGGTGGTCATGCAGGAAAATGGGATAGATTATTTCCAAATAAAAGACATGCTTCAGAAGTTATAGATTCTTTAAAGAATAGGATTAATAATAATGTTCAAGTCAATCTTGCAACTCAAGTAAGCGAAATCAAACGTGAGAATGGTGCTTTCCTTGTTGCGTCCAATGGAAAAAGTCAAAAGGTTGATGCTATAGTGCTTACTACAGGGTTTGAACTATTTCCTGCCAATAAAAAGGAGGAGTACGGTTACGGCATTTTCGAGAATGTAATCACATCGGCAGAACTCGAAAACATGTTTTCATCCAATGGTAAGCCTCAAATGGTTGATGGGAAAACTCCTGCTAAAGTTGCTTTTATACACTGTGTTGGTAGCCGCGATGAGAAAGTAAATCGCCCATACTGCTCAAAAGTTTGCTGTGTTACAGCAGTAAAGCAAGCTATTGAGGTAAAAGAGGCACTCCCCACATCTGAGGTATACTGTTTATACATGGATTTAAGAATGTTTGGACCAGGATACGAAGATCTTTACAAGGAGGCTCAAGTTAAAGGTGTGACCTTTATTCGGGGACGTTTATCAGAAACTAGCGAGCTTGAAGGGGGTCGTGTTCTAATCAAAGCAGAGGATACTCTTTCTTCTAAACCCTTAAAAATATCTGTGGATATGGTAGTTCTGATGGTAGGCATGTCTCCTCTACCATCAACCGAAAAACTTCTTAAGAATTTAGAATTAACGCCAAATAACGACGGTTTTGTTCAGGTAAAAGACTATCATCTTGAGCCCACTCACACTAAGGCCGAAGGGGTTTTTGTAGCAGGTGCCTGTACTGGACCAAACAACATCACCGATTCAGTAAATGCTGCGTATTCAGCTGCACTTGAAGTGCATAAATACTTAACATCTAAGTAG
- a CDS encoding heterodisulfide reductase subunit B, giving the protein MKFDGKRKVWSDYQKEIADDKFYYVRSCIRQNIWPGSENTYLRVMRDVLGKDVYESEHHTTCTGIGYHTEVVPLDTLQTVVARNFSLMKDSGYENYNPSCVTSFGIYTEIFDTWHHFPEEKEKARKFLKEATGREFEEPKNLAHTSDVIYKFRHEIAAKAKYKLINKATGKPLKVVDHIGCHYAKMFPAKGIGGAEYPYVLAGLVDAWGGEVIDYPERRHCCGFGFRQYLVKANRGYSIAASKKKFESMEPFKPDFIITNCPGCNYFLDRWQYAIAEMENKTYGGEGYGIPVLTYEEAAGLVSGFDPWEMGMQMHQVSVEPLLDKIGVEYDKSKKFKGKNGEDLGKPELPKNLKFCE; this is encoded by the coding sequence ATGAAGTTTGATGGAAAGCGAAAGGTATGGAGCGATTACCAAAAGGAAATTGCTGATGATAAGTTCTACTACGTTCGAAGTTGTATTCGTCAAAATATATGGCCTGGTAGTGAAAATACTTACTTAAGGGTTATGCGTGATGTTCTTGGAAAAGATGTATATGAAAGCGAACATCATACAACCTGCACAGGTATTGGATATCATACTGAGGTTGTTCCTCTTGATACCCTACAAACCGTTGTGGCTCGTAATTTCTCGTTGATGAAAGATTCGGGCTACGAAAATTACAACCCTTCCTGCGTTACATCTTTTGGGATTTATACCGAGATATTTGATACTTGGCATCATTTTCCAGAGGAAAAGGAGAAGGCTCGTAAGTTTCTTAAGGAAGCAACAGGAAGAGAGTTCGAAGAGCCTAAAAATCTTGCTCATACTAGCGATGTAATCTATAAATTCCGACATGAGATTGCTGCAAAAGCAAAGTATAAACTTATTAATAAAGCAACTGGTAAGCCCTTGAAGGTAGTTGACCATATTGGGTGTCACTATGCCAAGATGTTCCCTGCAAAGGGCATTGGTGGTGCTGAATACCCTTATGTTCTTGCTGGTTTAGTTGATGCATGGGGTGGTGAGGTAATTGATTACCCTGAGCGTAGGCATTGCTGCGGTTTTGGTTTTAGACAATATCTCGTTAAGGCAAATAGAGGATACTCAATTGCCGCTTCAAAAAAGAAGTTCGAGTCGATGGAGCCATTCAAACCCGATTTTATTATTACAAATTGCCCTGGATGCAACTATTTTCTTGACAGATGGCAGTATGCAATTGCCGAGATGGAAAATAAAACATACGGTGGCGAAGGTTATGGAATTCCCGTTTTAACATATGAAGAGGCTGCTGGTCTTGTTTCGGGCTTTGATCCTTGGGAAATGGGCATGCAAATGCATCAGGTTTCAGTTGAACCCTTGCTAGATAAGATTGGTGTTGAGTATGATAAATCAAAGAAATTTAAAGGCAAGAATGGTGAAGATTTAGGAAAACCAGAGTTGCCAAAAAATTTGAAGTTTTGTGAGTAG
- a CDS encoding 4Fe-4S dicluster domain-containing protein: MGKLFDRLNSDVRFIEGIKACINCGTCTAICPAAEVYDYHPRNLVDQVQSRDDEVIEELLKGDTIWYCGECMSCKTRCPRQNAPGLVIQALRKLSMETGLFVESEKGRQQLIVKRIIGETILETGYCVHFDHMNLDVFPEQGPVWQWVRDNRNEVLAKVGANYKGNGPGALRTMPKEDLDELHRIFEVTGGNKWFDKIEEYSAKKAKEMGLGYEDGNQSPYFKEVFTINNQEKHTRS, from the coding sequence ATGGGAAAATTATTCGATAGGCTAAATAGCGATGTTCGATTTATTGAAGGAATAAAAGCCTGTATTAATTGCGGAACTTGTACCGCAATCTGCCCTGCCGCAGAGGTTTATGATTATCATCCTCGAAATCTTGTTGATCAGGTTCAATCACGCGATGATGAAGTTATAGAAGAACTTCTAAAAGGTGATACTATTTGGTACTGCGGTGAATGCATGAGTTGCAAAACTCGATGCCCTCGACAAAATGCCCCCGGTTTGGTGATTCAAGCCTTACGAAAACTTTCGATGGAAACTGGTTTATTCGTTGAATCAGAAAAAGGGAGGCAACAACTTATAGTGAAAAGGATTATTGGTGAAACTATTCTTGAAACAGGATATTGCGTACATTTCGATCACATGAATTTAGATGTATTTCCTGAGCAGGGTCCTGTATGGCAATGGGTAAGAGATAACCGTAATGAAGTTTTAGCAAAGGTTGGAGCGAATTATAAAGGAAATGGACCAGGTGCATTACGAACTATGCCTAAAGAAGATCTTGACGAACTTCACCGTATTTTTGAGGTAACTGGTGGAAATAAGTGGTTCGATAAGATAGAAGAGTATTCTGCAAAAAAAGCTAAAGAGATGGGTCTTGGTTATGAGGATGGCAATCAAAGTCCATATTTTAAGGAAGTTTTCACCATAAACAACCAGGAAAAACATACACGATCATGA
- a CDS encoding nucleoid-associated protein, which produces MLEFSDATIDEAIVHFIGSVDANEMILSDKPIDLSNELLSNLLKEYFTFHFKKPSFYSFSHESSLNLNEIFSFVSDLFDDKKTLLEASCDIAHHLKHVTNRPNIKEGELYIVSFRGCVVEDELADAIGIFKTETKDKFLKVNRSGSSINLSCEFGTNTKHLDKGCLIFNTEKDLGYKVCVIDNTNKEEAKYWVDRFLQVTMRDVNFYKTKATIDLCKGFVQDVINPQNNFPKLQQAEMLTKTRDFFKNNETFEQDEFEATVIKQPEVIEAFQEYKKSYETELGYNIPSEFTISVDATKQAQKFFKSILKLDKNFSVYIHGDRALIESGYDKDKNMKFYKMFYEKEN; this is translated from the coding sequence ATGCTAGAGTTTAGCGATGCAACAATCGATGAGGCAATTGTCCATTTTATTGGATCTGTTGATGCCAACGAGATGATTTTATCCGATAAACCCATTGATTTATCGAATGAATTGCTCTCAAACCTATTAAAGGAGTACTTTACATTTCATTTTAAAAAACCTAGTTTCTATTCATTTAGCCATGAAAGTTCGCTGAATTTAAACGAAATATTTAGTTTTGTTTCTGATCTCTTTGATGATAAGAAGACTCTACTTGAAGCATCATGCGATATTGCCCATCATTTAAAGCATGTTACAAATCGCCCGAATATTAAGGAAGGGGAGTTGTACATTGTCTCTTTCCGTGGGTGTGTGGTTGAGGATGAACTAGCCGATGCCATTGGAATATTTAAAACGGAAACAAAAGATAAGTTTTTAAAGGTTAACCGAAGCGGTTCCTCAATCAACTTAAGCTGTGAGTTTGGTACAAACACAAAACATCTCGATAAGGGTTGTTTAATTTTCAACACCGAAAAGGATTTGGGCTATAAGGTCTGCGTAATTGACAATACAAATAAGGAGGAAGCTAAGTATTGGGTCGATAGATTTTTACAAGTAACCATGCGCGATGTTAATTTTTACAAAACCAAAGCAACAATTGATCTTTGTAAGGGTTTTGTGCAGGATGTGATTAATCCTCAGAATAACTTTCCCAAGCTGCAACAGGCCGAAATGCTTACTAAAACTCGTGATTTCTTTAAGAATAACGAAACCTTTGAGCAGGATGAGTTCGAAGCCACAGTGATTAAACAACCCGAGGTGATTGAAGCATTTCAGGAGTACAAGAAAAGCTACGAAACTGAATTGGGATATAATATACCCAGCGAATTTACCATTTCAGTGGATGCCACAAAGCAGGCACAAAAATTCTTCAAGAGCATCCTTAAGCTCGATAAAAACTTCAGCGTGTACATTCATGGGGATAGGGCTTTAATAGAATCGGGATACGACAAGGATAAGAATATGAAGTTTTATAAGATGTTCTACGAGAAGGAGAACTAG
- a CDS encoding glycosyltransferase family 2 protein: MFGFYISLPFLLFALYRLFIVLYNYFTRPFLPVGVPKDNPLVSIVVPVNPDNNVKNLLLGLCNQTYRNLEILVYCDKVNSISFEIIQDFSKADGRVKFVEASTIPEGWIAKNYIYDFVSQLFKGQYIIFVDADIVVEKEIVANALSYMQLNDLSLLTMFPKQVSASQWDKALDYTKYWTLLSMTPLKIIMSSKKGSLSINDKRFMMFEASSYKSKRWHEKYKGFQGIDFVIGRYLKKSQLKIAALLCNNEIVFTPSNDSLENPSLFFFNFFGRNKNRLITFTIFTTLGFLFAIFLLPFPLVFLYLFSIIFARLMFAMLYGKSTIITLLLLPIHHIVFVYTVVRFIKTKGNVVKNSMAVV, from the coding sequence ATGTTTGGTTTTTACATTTCATTGCCCTTTCTACTTTTTGCGCTTTACAGGCTGTTTATTGTACTTTATAACTATTTTACCCGCCCCTTTTTACCTGTTGGAGTACCTAAGGACAACCCATTAGTTTCAATTGTAGTTCCGGTAAATCCTGATAATAATGTAAAAAATTTACTGCTTGGCTTGTGTAACCAAACCTATCGGAATCTCGAAATCTTGGTTTATTGCGATAAAGTTAATAGCATCTCATTTGAAATTATACAAGATTTTTCGAAGGCTGATGGTAGGGTTAAGTTTGTTGAGGCCTCAACAATACCCGAAGGATGGATTGCCAAGAATTATATTTATGATTTTGTTTCGCAATTATTTAAAGGACAATATATTATTTTTGTTGATGCTGATATTGTTGTTGAAAAAGAGATTGTTGCGAATGCCCTATCATACATGCAGTTAAACGATCTTTCGCTGTTAACGATGTTTCCGAAACAAGTGTCTGCTAGTCAATGGGATAAAGCGTTAGATTACACCAAGTATTGGACACTTTTGTCAATGACTCCTTTGAAGATAATAATGAGCAGTAAAAAGGGTTCTTTATCTATAAATGATAAACGTTTTATGATGTTTGAAGCATCATCCTATAAATCCAAGAGATGGCACGAAAAATATAAAGGATTTCAGGGTATTGATTTTGTTATTGGTAGATATCTGAAAAAATCACAACTCAAAATTGCTGCGCTTTTATGTAATAACGAAATTGTTTTCACTCCTTCAAATGATTCCTTAGAAAATCCATCATTGTTTTTCTTTAACTTTTTTGGCAGAAACAAAAATCGACTTATAACATTTACCATATTTACTACACTTGGATTCTTATTTGCCATATTCCTTTTGCCCTTTCCTCTCGTTTTTCTATACCTATTTTCAATAATTTTTGCTAGGCTGATGTTTGCCATGCTTTATGGAAAATCGACCATTATTACATTGCTACTGCTACCAATTCATCATATTGTTTTTGTATACACGGTTGTTAGGTTTATAAAAACAAAAGGCAATGTGGTAAAAAATAGTATGGCTGTAGTTTAG
- a CDS encoding PLP-dependent transferase, translating into MHFSTKAIHIGQSPDLTTGAVTPPIYMTSTYVQEAPNQTKGYDYTRAGNPNFTNLEETLAALEQGNYATVFASGSSAITALISTLKTGSKVIGSNDLYGGTYRLFNQVFNHFGVEFMAVDTQDLDAVKKALSTKPDFIFLESPTNPLLKISDISAIAALAKQAGAITVVDNTFASPYFQNPLLLGADVVVHSSTKYLGGHSDIIGGVVITNNKSLKEKVDFARKAIGLNPSPFDVWLISRGLKTLAVRMKQHEKNAIAIAKYLQKHPLVKKVYYPGLADHANHEIAKKQMSGFSGIVSVEFNLNLEQAKELISSFHLFSLAESLGGVESLVDHPASMTHASIPKAEREKIGLDDGLVRFSVGIEDEDDLINDIESVLNRYK; encoded by the coding sequence ATGCATTTTTCAACTAAAGCAATTCATATTGGGCAAAGTCCAGATTTAACTACTGGTGCAGTGACTCCGCCAATTTACATGACTTCAACTTATGTGCAGGAAGCACCAAACCAAACTAAAGGATACGATTATACAAGGGCTGGAAACCCCAATTTCACAAATTTGGAAGAAACACTTGCTGCATTAGAACAGGGAAATTACGCAACCGTTTTTGCATCAGGTTCATCGGCAATAACAGCCCTAATTTCAACTTTAAAAACGGGTAGTAAAGTAATTGGTTCTAATGATTTATATGGGGGTACATATCGTTTATTTAATCAGGTTTTCAATCATTTTGGTGTTGAGTTCATGGCCGTTGACACGCAAGATTTAGATGCTGTAAAAAAGGCTCTTTCTACTAAACCAGATTTTATTTTTCTAGAATCTCCAACAAATCCATTACTAAAAATTTCAGATATATCTGCTATAGCAGCATTAGCAAAACAGGCTGGAGCTATTACAGTTGTTGACAATACTTTTGCATCGCCCTATTTTCAAAATCCTTTATTGTTGGGGGCAGATGTTGTTGTACATAGTTCCACTAAATATCTTGGAGGGCACTCTGATATTATTGGTGGAGTGGTAATTACCAACAATAAAAGTTTAAAAGAGAAAGTTGATTTTGCTAGAAAAGCAATCGGATTAAACCCCAGTCCTTTTGATGTATGGCTAATTAGCCGAGGCTTAAAGACGCTTGCTGTTCGTATGAAGCAGCATGAAAAAAATGCGATTGCTATTGCAAAGTATTTGCAAAAACATCCTTTGGTAAAGAAAGTTTATTACCCTGGTTTAGCAGACCATGCTAATCATGAAATCGCAAAGAAACAAATGAGTGGCTTTAGCGGAATTGTTTCCGTAGAATTTAATTTAAACTTAGAGCAAGCCAAAGAGTTAATTTCTTCTTTTCATCTCTTTTCATTAGCAGAAAGTTTAGGTGGTGTGGAATCTTTGGTTGATCACCCAGCAAGTATGACACATGCATCTATACCTAAGGCAGAAAGAGAAAAAATTGGACTCGATGATGGATTAGTAAGATTTTCTGTAGGAATAGAAGATGAAGATGATTTAATAAATGATATTGAATCAGTTTTAAATAGGTATAAATAA
- a CDS encoding cysteine synthase family protein codes for MTNNIILNTIGNTPLVKLQKINKNSNVEIYVKLEYFNPSGSIKDRIVKHIIEHAEAEGLLKKGGTIVENTSGNTGAAVAMMAAIKGYKAILTMPDKVSVEKQNSLKAYGAEIVVTPTSASPDSPDHYVNTAKRIAKETPNSFRVNQYDNPKNPEAHYLTTGPEIWKQTDGKITHFVAAGSTGGTISGIGKFLKEKNKNIKIVMPDPIGSIYYDYFKTGKIEAHGNCSYQVEGVGEDHLALAMDFSIVDDMYRFTDQDAFSTARLLAKEEGIFGGGTGGANVWAALKLASTLTEPSVIVTVIPDNGVKYLSKFYNDRWMKDNKYSL; via the coding sequence ATGACAAACAATATTATTTTAAATACTATTGGTAATACGCCTTTAGTAAAATTGCAGAAAATCAATAAAAATAGTAATGTAGAAATCTACGTTAAGTTAGAATACTTTAATCCCAGCGGAAGCATAAAAGATCGAATCGTAAAGCATATTATTGAACACGCAGAAGCGGAAGGTTTGCTAAAAAAGGGAGGTACAATAGTTGAAAATACTTCGGGGAATACAGGAGCGGCGGTTGCTATGATGGCGGCAATTAAAGGTTACAAAGCAATTTTAACAATGCCGGACAAAGTAAGTGTAGAAAAACAAAACAGCCTTAAGGCTTATGGAGCCGAAATAGTTGTTACTCCAACTTCAGCATCACCCGATTCGCCGGATCATTATGTTAATACGGCCAAAAGAATTGCCAAAGAAACTCCTAATAGTTTTCGTGTTAACCAGTACGATAATCCCAAAAACCCTGAAGCACATTATCTAACAACAGGTCCCGAAATATGGAAACAAACAGATGGTAAGATTACTCACTTTGTTGCTGCCGGAAGTACAGGAGGAACTATAAGCGGTATTGGAAAATTTTTAAAAGAAAAAAATAAAAACATAAAAATTGTAATGCCCGACCCGATTGGTTCAATATACTATGATTACTTTAAGACAGGAAAAATAGAGGCTCATGGAAATTGTAGCTATCAGGTTGAAGGCGTTGGTGAGGATCATCTTGCTCTGGCTATGGACTTTTCTATTGTAGATGATATGTATAGATTTACCGATCAAGATGCTTTCAGTACTGCTCGCTTGCTCGCAAAAGAAGAAGGAATATTCGGGGGAGGAACAGGAGGTGCGAATGTTTGGGCCGCTCTAAAACTTGCAAGTACCCTAACTGAACCATCTGTAATTGTTACAGTTATTCCCGATAATGGGGTAAAATATTTGAGTAAGTTTTATAACGACCGATGGATGAAAGATAATAAGTATTCACTCTAA
- a CDS encoding heavy-metal-associated domain-containing protein, protein MKTERFIVTNMKCSGCVNTIKTELSLMDGISEVYIDLSKMEVTVNYSTEKLSSNDIIRKLTNIGYPLK, encoded by the coding sequence ATGAAAACAGAGCGTTTTATTGTTACCAATATGAAATGTTCGGGGTGTGTTAATACGATTAAAACCGAATTAAGTCTGATGGATGGCATTTCTGAGGTATATATTGACCTTTCGAAAATGGAAGTTACCGTTAACTATTCAACTGAAAAATTAAGTAGTAATGATATTATTAGAAAGTTAACAAACATTGGTTATCCACTAAAATAA
- a CDS encoding efflux RND transporter periplasmic adaptor subunit — MKKIFSNKYLIYSLFVIGGLFLGWLFFHTSSKIEDKHTQTTHETKASIWTCAMHPQIRMDAPGKCPICGMELIPLNQSTVKVDENSIHLSKEAIALANVQTSVVTKQKPVKEVRLYGKVQADERLLQSQVAHLPGRIEKLMVNFTGERIERGQALAVIYSAELVTAQQELLESAKTKQSQNEIYEAAKEKLRQWKLTDSQINNIENSGIVKNEFEIVSNTTGIVTSKRVNNGDYISQGAILFEISDLSKVWVMFDAYESDLSLLNTGDIVSFTVQAIPGKNFSGKIIFIDPVIDPTTRVSKVRVEIDNQSGKLKPEMFVTGFVNANLSEFKDKMIIPSSAVLWTGKRSIVYVKQPKSDEPIFKIREIELGPNLGNSYVVMNGLNEGEEIVTQGTFSVDAAAQLEGKSSMMNSDGGKTSTMPEMNMPNDSQSKKDESMSGMDMSGDTSTKSIQHSSFIVSGSCEMCKDRIETAAKSVNGVSRAIWDDKTKKLQLDFDNSKTNIDEIQKTIAKIGHDTEKYKASDETYAALPECCKYRN, encoded by the coding sequence ATGAAAAAGATATTCTCAAATAAATACCTAATATACAGCCTGTTTGTCATAGGTGGTCTGTTTTTAGGTTGGCTATTTTTCCACACATCTTCAAAAATTGAAGATAAACATACCCAAACAACCCATGAAACTAAAGCAAGTATTTGGACATGCGCTATGCATCCCCAGATACGAATGGATGCACCCGGTAAATGTCCGATTTGTGGAATGGAATTAATTCCGCTTAACCAGAGTACGGTTAAAGTTGACGAAAATTCAATTCATCTTTCAAAGGAAGCAATAGCACTCGCAAATGTGCAAACATCGGTTGTTACAAAGCAAAAACCAGTGAAAGAGGTTCGTCTTTATGGCAAGGTTCAGGCCGATGAACGATTGCTTCAAAGCCAAGTTGCACATCTTCCCGGTCGTATTGAAAAGTTGATGGTCAATTTTACTGGGGAACGGATTGAGAGAGGTCAAGCGCTTGCTGTGATTTACTCGGCTGAACTGGTTACAGCTCAACAAGAACTTTTAGAATCTGCTAAAACAAAACAATCGCAAAATGAGATATATGAGGCTGCTAAGGAGAAACTACGTCAATGGAAACTAACCGATTCCCAGATAAACAATATTGAAAATTCTGGTATTGTTAAGAATGAATTTGAGATTGTTTCAAACACCACTGGCATTGTAACCTCAAAACGTGTAAATAATGGCGACTATATCTCCCAAGGAGCTATCCTGTTCGAAATATCAGATCTTTCAAAGGTTTGGGTGATGTTTGATGCCTACGAGAGTGATTTATCACTTTTAAATACTGGAGATATTGTATCATTCACGGTACAAGCAATTCCTGGCAAGAATTTTAGTGGCAAGATTATTTTTATCGATCCAGTAATAGATCCAACTACTCGTGTCTCGAAGGTGAGGGTTGAGATTGATAATCAATCTGGAAAACTAAAACCCGAAATGTTTGTAACTGGCTTTGTCAATGCAAATCTTTCAGAATTTAAGGATAAGATGATTATCCCAAGTTCAGCAGTTCTATGGACTGGGAAACGGTCAATCGTTTATGTAAAGCAGCCCAAATCAGATGAACCAATATTTAAGATTCGTGAAATTGAACTTGGTCCAAATTTGGGTAACAGCTATGTTGTTATGAATGGGCTAAATGAGGGCGAAGAAATTGTTACTCAAGGCACTTTCAGCGTAGATGCTGCCGCTCAACTCGAAGGTAAATCTAGCATGATGAATTCCGATGGAGGCAAAACATCAACCATGCCCGAAATGAATATGCCAAATGATTCTCAGTCCAAAAAGGATGAAAGCATGTCGGGGATGGATATGTCAGGTGATACTTCTACAAAATCAATTCAACATTCTTCCTTTATAGTATCAGGTAGTTGTGAGATGTGTAAAGATCGTATCGAGACAGCCGCAAAATCTGTTAATGGCGTGTCAAGGGCGATTTGGGATGATAAAACGAAAAAACTGCAATTAGATTTCGACAATTCGAAGACAAATATTGATGAAATTCAAAAAACTATTGCTAAAATTGGGCACGATACCGAGAAGTATAAAGCAAGTGATGAAACATATGCTGCTTTACCAGAATGTTGTAAATACAGGAACTAG
- a CDS encoding TolC family protein produces the protein MKTLYLYITLFLISFSSFAQDSLLNYLEIAANNNPALLQKFNEYQAALQKVPQVGSLPDPELSIGVFLKPMELIGGNQVADIRLMQMFPWFGVLKNAKDEMSLMAKAKFESFRDAKLQVFYDIQRTWNELQKVEQDIRISEKNVEILRTIERLAIVKFKAISTGASGSSSLSSSISSNNSQGASSNSSGMNSMGGGSGNTLNSNSLQQPSSMQSSSMGSQAGGSGLADLYRIQMEIGELDNNISLLKNQQSTIVARFNAYLNRPVKSTVTIPKTLIADSLVTSIESVSDSMLVNNPMLVMLNFEKQSLDARQKMVTQMGYPMVGLGLNYSLINKNPMSTSSMNGKDMIMPMVTVTLPIYRKKYNAMKSEANLLKTASEENYQATVNALQVEYYQAIQLYQDAERRIKLYENQSQLAHKTLDIMIKSFSASGSGLSDILRIRQLVLDYETRKVEAITDFNTSIAWLNRLMASSQGK, from the coding sequence ATGAAAACACTTTATTTATACATTACATTATTTCTGATCAGTTTTTCCTCATTTGCGCAGGATTCATTGCTCAATTACCTCGAAATAGCAGCAAATAATAACCCAGCTTTACTGCAAAAGTTTAACGAGTACCAAGCAGCGTTGCAGAAAGTTCCGCAGGTGGGTAGTTTACCAGACCCTGAACTAAGTATAGGGGTATTTCTTAAACCGATGGAACTTATCGGCGGTAATCAGGTTGCTGATATTCGCTTGATGCAGATGTTTCCTTGGTTTGGTGTACTAAAGAATGCAAAGGATGAAATGAGCCTAATGGCAAAAGCCAAGTTTGAATCGTTCCGGGATGCTAAACTCCAGGTGTTTTACGATATACAACGCACTTGGAATGAACTCCAAAAGGTTGAACAGGATATTCGAATATCAGAGAAGAATGTCGAAATACTTCGTACCATTGAAAGACTCGCCATTGTTAAGTTCAAAGCGATTTCTACTGGAGCAAGTGGCTCATCCTCATTATCCTCTTCAATATCGAGTAACAATTCCCAAGGTGCATCTTCCAACTCATCGGGAATGAATAGTATGGGAGGAGGCTCAGGGAATACTTTAAATTCTAATAGTTTGCAACAACCATCATCTATGCAGAGTAGTTCAATGGGCTCACAGGCTGGAGGTTCGGGGCTGGCAGATTTATACAGAATTCAAATGGAAATTGGAGAACTTGACAATAATATTTCATTGCTTAAAAATCAACAAAGCACTATTGTTGCTAGGTTTAACGCTTACTTGAATCGTCCAGTAAAATCAACAGTTACAATACCTAAAACCCTTATTGCTGATTCGCTAGTCACCTCAATAGAATCAGTATCGGATAGCATGTTGGTTAATAATCCAATGCTGGTTATGCTGAATTTCGAGAAGCAATCGCTAGATGCTCGCCAAAAGATGGTTACGCAAATGGGTTATCCTATGGTTGGCCTGGGTTTGAACTATTCACTTATCAATAAAAATCCAATGTCAACCTCCTCAATGAATGGTAAGGATATGATTATGCCAATGGTAACGGTTACTTTACCTATTTATAGGAAAAAGTACAACGCTATGAAATCTGAGGCAAATTTGCTAAAAACTGCCTCGGAGGAAAACTATCAAGCAACCGTTAATGCTCTGCAAGTTGAGTATTACCAAGCAATCCAACTCTATCAGGATGCAGAACGTAGAATTAAACTATACGAAAATCAAAGCCAACTCGCTCACAAAACGCTTGATATCATGATAAAGAGTTTCTCGGCTTCAGGTTCTGGGCTATCTGATATCTTAAGAATTCGTCAGCTGGTACTCGATTATGAAACTCGGAAGGTTGAAGCCATTACCGATTTTAACACCTCAATTGCTTGGTTGAACCGCTTAATGGCATCATCACAGGGAAAATAA